Below is a genomic region from Leptospira yasudae.
CAAGTTTCGTATGGGAGTTTAAGAAAATGATTTCCCGAAATAAGCCGATCGAAGCGTAAAATCTTCTATTTATCCCTTGACAGAAACATATCGTTAATTTCAGATATATAAATATGAAGAAGCATCCGGGAATAGACCCCCGAATTCAGGAATTTCTCTCCGCTTTAGCGAGCGAGACGCGCTTGAATCTTCTTCTTTCTTTTGCGGATGGCAAAGAAAAGACAGTCGGAGAATTGGTCGAACTTTCTGGATTGGGACAATCCACGATTTCTACTCATTTAAATCAGTTAAAAAAGGGCGGGATCTTAATTCGCAGAAAATCCGGGAAAGAAGTCTATTATAAACCGGACCGCGAACGGATCTTGGAACATATTTCCAAATTAACTTCCTATCTTCGAGGTTGTTGCTGATTTTTTTTTCTGTTTAATATATCGTTAAATCTAGATATTTAGGAGTATACAAATATGAAGATTTTTAAACAAGGAATTCGATACGTCGGATTCCCGATCCTTTTTCTTTCGTTTTCGGCGATTCTCATTCTAAATTCGGGAAATCTATGGATCGCTTACACAACGCTTTCGCTTTCGGTTTTGATGGGAATGATCCTCGAAAGAATCATCCCTTTTGAAAAGACATGGAACGAATCGGATGCCGATTCGAAATCCGATTTATTCTTCTTCGTGATCCAACCGATCGTTGCGCCCTTTGCGGGTACCGCCGTTGCGGGAATCGTTCACCTATCTCTATCCGCATTCGGCGGATCGCCGACACACTTAGGCGGCTCGTCCCTATGGTTTCAAATTTTGATTGGAATGTTTTTTTCCGGTCTAATTCCCTACTGGATTCATCGATTCTCTCATGCAAAGGACGGCTTTCTCTGGAGAGTTCATTCGATCCATCATTCTCCGAAAAGGTTGTATTGGATGAATGCGTTTCGATCACATCCCATCAATACGATCTTAACTACGGGAGGGGCTTTGCTTCCGGCGCTGCTATTGGGATTACATCCCGACGCGCTTTTGATCGTGGGAATGCTGAATAATTTCGTGTCGATCTATAACCACATGAACATAGACTTTCGTTTGGGTATCTTGAATCGAATCTTCAACATGAATGAGTTGCATAGATGGCACCATTCTAAAGTTCCTGCGGAAGGAAACAACAACTACAGTTCGGGTGCGTTCGTCTTTTGGGATATTCTCTTCGGTTCGTATTATCTTCCTCGAAAAGAAATGGACTCGAATTTAGTCGGGCTGTTCGAACCGGATAAATTTCCGGCAAAATCGATCCTAAAACAAATCCTGTTTCCCATCTGCAAATGTTCTTAGATTGAACGTCGAGTTCCGTTCCATCGAAAATCCTTTCTTTGGAACGGGGAAATTTCGATGGAACAAGTTGGGTTCCGCATTTGCAGGGTGAGGAATGGTTGAAAACGAAATGACCTTACTCAGGGGATACAATTAGTATATACGAGAGGAAAAAAGAATTGTATACTTATCTTTTTTAACCGGAATCGATCTAAAAAAAAATAGCATCGCGATCGTGTTGGACTTTCAGAAATGCTCCTATAAAATTTCCGAAAGCTTACTAATAAAGATTCTATAATCCTTTTTGAAGATTCAACGTATCATTAAGGCCCTCCTCATTCTCTAACTTGACGGATAGTTGAATATTTAGCGTTAAGTTACGGCTCTTACGGAAAAATTGTTTAGTATAGTTTTTCGAATTCAAAACAGTACCAACCAAGAGGCGGAACACGCATTATCCGAAGTGAAATACGCTGGACACAAGATGAAAACCGAATTAGAATCGCAAACGTTTAAAATTACGAGTGTCTTCTAAGGGAGGATCCAATGAAAATTACTTTGCCTTTGATCTTGTCGGTTTTGTTTTATTCGAATTGCATCTTAGATCCTTTTTACTCGGCGAAAGATCGAAACGACCCTTCTAAAGTATCACGACAGGAAGCCGAAGAAAAAATATTCGCAACTGCGGCTCTCAAAGCAGCAATATGTGGGGAAGTGAGCCAAAAAGGAATATTAGCGCGAGTCTTCATGACGGTCAGCGATAATATCTGCTATGGATACAAACCTCCATTTGATACAGACAACAGTAAAAACCTAAGAAGTTGTAAAAACGAATATAGTTATGTTTCTAAAGATAATCTTGAATCATGTATTAGCGAAATAATATTAAGTCCATGTGAAACCACTTCGGATATAAACATTGCGTTAAGCATAGGTTATCAAGCTTGTACAAGCATGCTCAATACCAAAGGTCAGCTATATTGAAAAATAGGTTGATCCGGACCCGCGCAATCTAATTGAAAGCGGGTCAGCTATTTTTTTATTTGTACAGTAACAGTATTCAACTAGTTTCAAAAAGTCTCCGCACCGACGTTCGTTTCTCACACAGAGAAAACCGCATTTATGCGGATTATCGAGCTATAGTTCCCCGATACAATCACGAAAAGACACAATTTCTGCCATTCGCTTTCGCGCAATAAAGAGCCGCATCAGCTCTTCTACATGCTTCCTCGAAACTCTCGCCGATTTTTCCGTTCGCAACTCCAATACTCAATGTTACCGGTGACCCGTCCTTCAATCGGATATTTTTTTCTACTTCTTTGCATAGAAATTCGGCTAGTTGAATTGCGGTTTCCGGATCGACATTGCATAAAAAAATCGCGAACTCTTCCCCTCCCCATCGAGAAACGAAATTAGGTTTTAATATAACCGAATCCATTAATTTTGCTATTTGCACCAAGACAATATCTCCAGCTTCATGACCGAAACGATCATTGATGCTTTTAAAATAGTCGATATCAGCCATAACGAATGCCCACGGTTCCCTTTTACGATTCATGGCAAGATAACTTTGAACAGATGATAAAAAATGTCTTCTATTAGATATTCCAGTCAAATAATCGGAATTCGAAATATGAGAAACGATTTTAAGCGATTCTCCCAATTTAGAATATAAAATCATAAGAATGAATAGCGCAACAATGAGGGCCCAGTAAGGAAGAAGATTCTTAAAAGACAAATAAACAAAACTAAAAATAGATATCCTATGGACAAGCGCCATTCTACCTTCAATTACTTCATATGCCGTCCACAGGTATTTCCCGGTAAAATTCAGTCTTTGAAAAGAATCAGTAGCTATTTTCAACGTTAAGTCTTGCACATCCAACGATAGTTCTTTGGAAATACTTTGCTCACCCTCGCCCATCAGATAACTATCTCCTTTACTAATGCCGGCATTCAAGATCTTGCGTATCTTTTCCAGGCTCAGATCGATAGTGATCGCTCCTATGACCTTTCCGTTGCGCAAAACCGGTTTCGAGAGACGGAGCATACTTACTTTATCAAATGGATCTTGATAAAATTGAAAAATGATCGGCGAGCTTCGATTCTTAGAATTAATTGCGATTTTTTCCCAAAATGATTCATTATACATATCCTTTCTAAAATAGACTTCTTTAACGTCTTTTTTAGGAACAATGTATAAAAAACCCTGTCGCGAAGTGTAATAGGATCTCACGATCTCACTATTCTCGGCCGTTAATATTTGCATTTGGCCGTCTAAAGCAAACGCTCCTATCAATTCTCTGCTTTGCAAAGAATTAGATAAAGCGAACGGTTTATCTGCGGTCAATCCTCCTACAAAGCGCATTCTTTTACTTGCAAAAGATGATTCACTGATTAATACCGCGCCTCCTTCTAATTTTTTTACGATCCTGAAATTCAGCGGCGCACGTATAGTCTCCTGCGAATTTTTATTCAGATAATCGGTAACCGTCATTTCAAGCGTTTGAAGCTGAATATCCAATCTTGCGAAATAATCATGTAAAAGGTAAGTACGCAAAGCGATAACTTGTTGCGTATTAAAAAGTGTTCGATGAATTTCATACGCGAGTGTTGCCAACATCAGCACACCCACAAATATAAATGCTAACCGCTTTCTATTTCGGTCCATCGATCTAATCCCCCCAACGCCGCTCATTTTATTTTCAATTTTATCTATCATCTTAACGCCTCATATCGAATCAAATCTTTTCGCTAAAGTTCTTAAATTTCAAAATAAACCATCCTCATATTGCCGTGCGGCGATTACGGACAATAAATAGGATTATTCTTTTATAATATTCAATATATAGACATCAGCGGCAAATTATTTAATGCGACTTCATTTTTTTCATGAATTGACGAAAAAAATACTTCTGACTTTATAAACTCAGTAGCTCCAAGAACTAAGTTTCATTAAAATAAATACAAAAGGAGTTAATCAGTTTTGCAAATGTCTCTTGATTTTTATTTAGCAAGTTCTGTGGAGTATCTTGCTTTAGGTTCAATTTATTTCTTAAAAAGAAAAAGCATCTTTCACAAAAGGCAAGCAACGGTGTTGATTTTTATTGGTTGCAGCTTGTTTTTATCCTCTATTCAAAATTATTTTGATCAGGGAATCACACGCATTATCAACGATTTCTTCCATTTGTTCTTTATCATTTCCGGAACAATAATGATTTACACGATCTCCATTCGCTTTTCAAGAAAGACCAGCAGTAAGCACCTAACCACTTTCGGAAAGGAGTTCTTCTTTTTTTCAACACTTGCTTTGTTTGCGAGCTTGGTAATCGTTGCCTTCTGGAATAGACCGGAAGAAATATTCGCTCCTAATTTATTCTCTTTAGTAAGCGAAACATCGATCTTTATCCTGATAATTTACTGTATTCTCTACAGATACGCCGTAAAAATGAAGTATTTAAAAAGGGAGATGAGGTTAATTTATTTCTTAGTTATTCTCATGATCGTGGAGAAAATCAATCTACTTGCGCAACCGGAGCAAAAAGAATTCTTCGGAATGTTGAGCGGTATTTTTTATATTCTTTCACCCATATTTCTATTTACCAACCTGATCTATTTCGCAAACGAAGGATACGAAAAAGTAAGCGAAGCTATTACTAACCCCGATCACGAAAATCAAATGAACGCAAATCTTTACGTCACCAACACGGTATTAAAAGGAATCGATATTGAAGCGATTAAATATAAGTTATACAATCTTCTCGAAAAAGAAAAAATATTTTTTGATGAAGATATTAGACTACCTAGCGTTGCCGAGGAAATGGAAATCTCGACGCATGTTCTTTCTGCCTTTATCAATCATCATCTCCGAACGAACTTCAACACGCTAATTAATTACTATAGAATTAAAGAAGCTATTTCCCTTTTCAAAGAAGAACCTAGACGCACAACAATGTCCGTCGGCATGGCGGTTGGATTTAATTCGAATTCAACTTTTCAAAGGTCCTTTATCCAGTTTACGAAATTGTCTCCGAGCAAATTTAGGGAACAAATCAGGAATGGGCGAAAAATAGAATTCGATTCCTCGTTGCAAATATCCGTCGTTACTCATGAATTTCCGGAAGCAGACCTCAAATTGACTTAAATCCTTTATTTCGATTCAACAATTTCAAACGAATCAGAATAGCTCCTCGTCTAACTAAAGACTAGGGGCTTGATTCGTGTTTACAAGTATATACCAATTAAACGCGGGTTCGCTCGCTTATTGAATTCATAGGAAGCAATGTTTTAGGAATCATAGATGAAAGAGATTTTGTTTTTTATCTTCCATCATTTGGTCGGATTTGGAGGAGTTCTATCGATCATATTCGCCTTTATTCATGTTTCTAAAGGAAAAAATCTTAAAAATATTATTCTATTCACGATTTTTATTTCCATGGGTTTTTTTCTAATGAAAGGCTTAAGTCTTTTAATTGGTTTTGGAATACAATATTTTCATTTTTTTTCTATCGAAATATTTTTCATCTTTTTGATCGGTCCTTCTCTTTATATCTATTTTAATTTATTACTCTTAAAGGAACAAATAAAGAAAAGAGAACTTCTTTTTCATTATTTTCCGGCATTTCTATTTTTCATTGGCTTCCTGATCGATACGTTTTTACTTATTTTACGAGGTTCCGATTTACCGGATTTAAACGATAAATATCAAGGCCGATATGACATTTTTTATGGCATATCGACCATGATCGCATTCATTTATCTTGTTATAATTCTGATCAGAATATTGAAATTATTCAAAGGTAACGTCATCGAATCGGCTTGGCCAAAACATATGATCGCAATCCTTTGCATAGGTTTATCGGGAATATTGATTAATTTAACAATCGATTTTAGATTCCTATTCTCACTCTACGATTATTTCATCGAATTATACATCTTGAGTTTATCCGTTCTTACGATGGTCGTTCTTTACGCTTTTATCATTAGTCAGATTTATCCCATCACGTTCAACATCGTGTCTGAAACGTTTCAAAAGATGAGCTATCAAAGGAGCACGCTTCAGAACATCGACTCGGAACAGGTTTCCGATCGTTTGAGCAAACTAATGAATGATGAAAAAATCTACCTTGAAAGCGATTTAACTCTTCAAAAATTAGCAATGAAACTGAATATCAAATCGCACCAACTTTCCGAACTCTTAAATAATAACCTAAATAAAAGTTTCTTTGCATATGTGAATCATTTTAGAATCAACGAATCAAAAAGACTTTTATTATCGGAGAAGGATATGGCAATAATCAAGATTGCCTTTACCTGCGGATTCAGTTCATTGTCCGTATTTAATGCGACTTTCAAAAAGGAAGTCGGAATACCTCCTTCGCAATTTAGAAAGAAAAATCTTTAAGTCTACATTCTCGATCAATCTAATCCAAAATCATTAGAATGTAGTTTCTCTTTCTCTGTTATAATTCTTTAATACGACTTTCCGCCTAATGCTGAGAATTCAAAATAATATGAATCGATGCACCTTATAGATCCGGCTGCCCTTTTGAAGCATTGTTGCTACTCTTAATTCATCCTAAATAAATATGGTCAAGGTTATGAGTATTAAAAATCGAGTGTTGCTGGATATTCAAGGTCTTCTTTTTAAGAAGTGTATGATTATCCTTTTGCTGCAACTCCTTATATTCAATTGTTTGCCGGCTGGTAAGGGGAACAAAGGATTCACAATTTTTCCGCTCAACATCGGACTTCCCCCCACAAGTGAAACTGCTCCAACGGAAACTAACGTCGCAGCAACGGGAACACTAACGTACACTTCACCAAACACGGTTTATGTGAGCGGTAGCGGGCAGCCGGGCGTATTTGAATACGCGGACGTTCAGTGGAGTAGTTCGCTTGCGGCGGACTATGAAATTAGATACGCCTCTACCAATTGCACCGATGGAACCCTTGATAGCCAGGGTACGGTCACCGCCGGAACTTCCACCACTTCCAGAATTCATGCGACGGCGGGAACCGTTCCTTTGAGTGTTGGAAGTAATACGGTTCGAATCTGCCTTTACGATATCGGAAAGACCACACGTTGGGATTCGTATGCCATTACGGTTTTACGAGACGATACAGCTCCAACAGTGAGTTTTTCCCCTGCTGGAGGAGTTTTCGGCTCTTCCGCACCTACCGTTTCGATTACCTGTGCGGATACGGGAAACTCCGGTTGCAATCGAATTACCTATCGTACAGACGGAACGGCGGCTTCAATCGCGAATGACGGAAGTGTGCCAAGCGGAAACCTGCAATATTCCTCGGGAATTACTTTACCCAATAACACGACAACGAATTTTAGCGCGATCGCAGTGGATCAAGCCGGAAACATCGGAACCACAAATGCCGCCTCCTACGTGGTCGCATTCGGAAATCCCACGATCACGATTGTTTCACTTAGTAAGTCGATTATTAGAGGCGTGGATAATTCCACTCTTACTTGGAACTCTGACATCGCGGGAAATTATTCGATTCGTAGTAACGGTACCAATTGTAGCGATGGAACCGTTCTGCTGAGTGGAGCGGCAAGCGCAAACACGAATGTGAGTAGCGCAATCTCCGGCTCTACTCTCAATGCAGGATCAAACACAATTCGAATTTGTTTAACGACCGCAGGTACGAATCAAGGAACAATATCAACCTCCATCGCAAGAGATGATATAGCTCCGAAAATTATTACGGTTTCGCCTGCGATTACACCGAATACGACCGCTTTTGCATTGAGCGTGAATCAGAAAACGTTTAGCCTAACGTTTGACGAAGATATGGACACATCGATTTCTCCGCTTCCAACTCATTGGGATCAAACCCAAGGTAATAGAGAAATCAAGTGGCCTGGCGCAATCGGCTCCTGGAGCGCTGATAAAAGAACGTATACGCTCAATACGCAAAGTAATCTTCCGGAATGGCACAAATTCTTTTGGAGATATCCGGATACTTCCTTTAAAGATATCGCAGGCAATATCGTCGTTTCCAGTCCTACCGTTTCCGTCTCAGCAGGGAATATAAACTTAAACTATGGAACCATTCAGGATACTGCCTATTTTTTCCCGCTTGATACGGAACAAAGCTTCTGTGCGGACCAGAATGGAAACACCATACCTTGCCTAGGCACCGGTCAGGATGGCGAGGTCGGCGGAGTAATCCCGGTGCTAAGTCCGAATAGTTTTTTCACGTTACCGACGAATATCAACGGATATACGAACGATTTTGTCACAATGGATACCAAAAACAATCGAGTTTGGAAGACCTGCGAGCCGGATTACGAATTTATACCCGGAGCGGGAGCCTGTGTGAAAATCTGCCCCGGTGCAAATAAATGGAACGGTACTTCTTGTGTGCCTGATTTTGAAAATCCGTGGAAATCTTTCGAACAGTCAGTGGAAAGCTGTTCCGAGTTGAATGGTAAAAATTCCGGTTCGGGTTATGCGGGTCGAAAAGGCTGGAGAGTTCCTACTCTATCAGAATATTATACTATTCTTGAGTTTAATTCGACAACAGGAGATGCAAACGACACTATTCCGGATCGTTTTTTCCCCGGAATAGCGCGTGGAGGATATCAAAGATATTGGACCAGTTCCAATGCGATTACGATCAATTCGACCAACGTGTATACCCTGACACCTGTAATTGATCCGTTGTCGAACGGCCCCATCAATTACGCCGCGATCTCCTCTTTGCAAACATGGGCAGCATGGTCCGTTTCTATATTTGGAGGAGTAGCGGTTCCGTACAATAAGCAGAAAAACGACTCATGGGACGGAGCTTATTACAATACCACACTGTGTATTTCGGATTAATCAAGGAGTTTACATGAAATCACTTTTCAGAAAAATGTTTACCTATCTTTTCACTTTGATAGTATTTATCACCTTTTTCGTATATCCAATCTATCCGTTGGACGGCCCTTTTACGGATAATCTGGATGGAACCATCAGAGCGGGGAGCGGACGTTTCTGGCAAAAATGTTCGATGGGACAAGGAAGCACCATTTGTAACGCACCGGTTGCAACCACAACGGATTGGACTTCCGCTCTAGGCTATTGCAATACATTGGGATTGGCAGGCCGCGCATGGCGTCTCCCCACTGTTAAAGAACTACAAAGTCTTGTAGATTTCGGTAGGACCGCCTTTCCGATTATCAGCGTTACGACTTTTCCGGATACGGTAGGAGGATATTACTGGACATCCACAAACGCGTTGTCCAATGGAACCAGTCCGGCAACCGCAACCGGCGGATCTGATCCTAAAACGAACATTGAAACTGCTACGAACAAAACCGCGTATCGAATTCCAATCAGCACACCGTATCGAACTATGGCATACATCGTGGATTTTCGAATGGGCGGTGTCATCGAATTTCCGAAAGCGAATAACACAAAAGTATACGTTCGCTGTGTAAGCGG
It encodes:
- a CDS encoding ArsR/SmtB family transcription factor, whose product is MKKHPGIDPRIQEFLSALASETRLNLLLSFADGKEKTVGELVELSGLGQSTISTHLNQLKKGGILIRRKSGKEVYYKPDRERILEHISKLTSYLRGCC
- a CDS encoding sterol desaturase family protein, whose amino-acid sequence is MKIFKQGIRYVGFPILFLSFSAILILNSGNLWIAYTTLSLSVLMGMILERIIPFEKTWNESDADSKSDLFFFVIQPIVAPFAGTAVAGIVHLSLSAFGGSPTHLGGSSLWFQILIGMFFSGLIPYWIHRFSHAKDGFLWRVHSIHHSPKRLYWMNAFRSHPINTILTTGGALLPALLLGLHPDALLIVGMLNNFVSIYNHMNIDFRLGILNRIFNMNELHRWHHSKVPAEGNNNYSSGAFVFWDILFGSYYLPRKEMDSNLVGLFEPDKFPAKSILKQILFPICKCS
- a CDS encoding sensor domain-containing diguanylate cyclase, translated to MIDKIENKMSGVGGIRSMDRNRKRLAFIFVGVLMLATLAYEIHRTLFNTQQVIALRTYLLHDYFARLDIQLQTLEMTVTDYLNKNSQETIRAPLNFRIVKKLEGGAVLISESSFASKRMRFVGGLTADKPFALSNSLQSRELIGAFALDGQMQILTAENSEIVRSYYTSRQGFLYIVPKKDVKEVYFRKDMYNESFWEKIAINSKNRSSPIIFQFYQDPFDKVSMLRLSKPVLRNGKVIGAITIDLSLEKIRKILNAGISKGDSYLMGEGEQSISKELSLDVQDLTLKIATDSFQRLNFTGKYLWTAYEVIEGRMALVHRISIFSFVYLSFKNLLPYWALIVALFILMILYSKLGESLKIVSHISNSDYLTGISNRRHFLSSVQSYLAMNRKREPWAFVMADIDYFKSINDRFGHEAGDIVLVQIAKLMDSVILKPNFVSRWGGEEFAIFLCNVDPETAIQLAEFLCKEVEKNIRLKDGSPVTLSIGVANGKIGESFEEACRRADAALYCAKANGRNCVFS
- a CDS encoding AraC family transcriptional regulator, with translation MSLDFYLASSVEYLALGSIYFLKRKSIFHKRQATVLIFIGCSLFLSSIQNYFDQGITRIINDFFHLFFIISGTIMIYTISIRFSRKTSSKHLTTFGKEFFFFSTLALFASLVIVAFWNRPEEIFAPNLFSLVSETSIFILIIYCILYRYAVKMKYLKREMRLIYFLVILMIVEKINLLAQPEQKEFFGMLSGIFYILSPIFLFTNLIYFANEGYEKVSEAITNPDHENQMNANLYVTNTVLKGIDIEAIKYKLYNLLEKEKIFFDEDIRLPSVAEEMEISTHVLSAFINHHLRTNFNTLINYYRIKEAISLFKEEPRRTTMSVGMAVGFNSNSTFQRSFIQFTKLSPSKFREQIRNGRKIEFDSSLQISVVTHEFPEADLKLT
- a CDS encoding AraC family transcriptional regulator, with the translated sequence MKEILFFIFHHLVGFGGVLSIIFAFIHVSKGKNLKNIILFTIFISMGFFLMKGLSLLIGFGIQYFHFFSIEIFFIFLIGPSLYIYFNLLLLKEQIKKRELLFHYFPAFLFFIGFLIDTFLLILRGSDLPDLNDKYQGRYDIFYGISTMIAFIYLVIILIRILKLFKGNVIESAWPKHMIAILCIGLSGILINLTIDFRFLFSLYDYFIELYILSLSVLTMVVLYAFIISQIYPITFNIVSETFQKMSYQRSTLQNIDSEQVSDRLSKLMNDEKIYLESDLTLQKLAMKLNIKSHQLSELLNNNLNKSFFAYVNHFRINESKRLLLSEKDMAIIKIAFTCGFSSLSVFNATFKKEVGIPPSQFRKKNL
- a CDS encoding DUF1566 domain-containing protein, which gives rise to MVKVMSIKNRVLLDIQGLLFKKCMIILLLQLLIFNCLPAGKGNKGFTIFPLNIGLPPTSETAPTETNVAATGTLTYTSPNTVYVSGSGQPGVFEYADVQWSSSLAADYEIRYASTNCTDGTLDSQGTVTAGTSTTSRIHATAGTVPLSVGSNTVRICLYDIGKTTRWDSYAITVLRDDTAPTVSFSPAGGVFGSSAPTVSITCADTGNSGCNRITYRTDGTAASIANDGSVPSGNLQYSSGITLPNNTTTNFSAIAVDQAGNIGTTNAASYVVAFGNPTITIVSLSKSIIRGVDNSTLTWNSDIAGNYSIRSNGTNCSDGTVLLSGAASANTNVSSAISGSTLNAGSNTIRICLTTAGTNQGTISTSIARDDIAPKIITVSPAITPNTTAFALSVNQKTFSLTFDEDMDTSISPLPTHWDQTQGNREIKWPGAIGSWSADKRTYTLNTQSNLPEWHKFFWRYPDTSFKDIAGNIVVSSPTVSVSAGNINLNYGTIQDTAYFFPLDTEQSFCADQNGNTIPCLGTGQDGEVGGVIPVLSPNSFFTLPTNINGYTNDFVTMDTKNNRVWKTCEPDYEFIPGAGACVKICPGANKWNGTSCVPDFENPWKSFEQSVESCSELNGKNSGSGYAGRKGWRVPTLSEYYTILEFNSTTGDANDTIPDRFFPGIARGGYQRYWTSSNAITINSTNVYTLTPVIDPLSNGPINYAAISSLQTWAAWSVSIFGGVAVPYNKQKNDSWDGAYYNTTLCISD
- a CDS encoding DUF1566 domain-containing protein, which produces MKSLFRKMFTYLFTLIVFITFFVYPIYPLDGPFTDNLDGTIRAGSGRFWQKCSMGQGSTICNAPVATTTDWTSALGYCNTLGLAGRAWRLPTVKELQSLVDFGRTAFPIISVTTFPDTVGGYYWTSTNALSNGTSPATATGGSDPKTNIETATNKTAYRIPISTPYRTMAYIVDFRMGGVIEFPKANNTKVYVRCVSGP